Genomic DNA from Salinibacter pepae:
CCGAGGACGGAGGCGCTGGGGCGGTAGGTCCGAGGGGCCTCAAAGGTCCGCGTCACGATGTCCATTGGGGATTGATGGAAAGAAGTCCCTGCCGGAAGGGAGGAGCGGGAGGGGCACAAGGAGCACGACTGGCCGTCGGGCACAGGCCATCACGCCCAACCACACGAGGGCGGGTGGGGTGCGTGGGGCCCAGCCTGGGGAGGAACTATTTCATGGGGCGCCATATTCGCTGAGGTCAAGCGTCAACTCTTCGCGGAAGGCCCGGTAGCCCGTCATCAGGATTGCGGTCATGGGCACGGCAATCAGAAGGCCGAACACGCCGAGCAGCGTCCCGAAGACGAGCAGGGAGAAGAGCACCAGGAGCGGGTGCAGGCCGACCTGGTAGCTGAGGATGTTTGGGGTCAGCACGCTCTGTTCGAGCAGGCTTTCCCCCAGGAGGACCGCAATGACGATGACGGCCTTGACCCAGCTCCCGAGGATGAGCGCCACCAGGGCGCCCACGACCATCGTGATGAGGGCGCCGATCTGGGGAATCAGGTTGAGGAGGCCGGCGAGCAGCCCGATCAGCAGCCAGAACGGGATGTCGAACAGAAACAGGAGCACCGACACGTTGATGGTTGCGATGATGCTGATGAGAAGCTGCCCGCGAAAGTACCGGCCCACGATGCTTCCGGCCTCGACCAGGTAATCGCGCCGCCCGCCCGCCGTGGGAAAAAGGTCGACCAGGCCCGACTGGACTGTCGGGTAGTCCTTCAGGGTGTAAAAGAGGATGACGGGCACCAGGGCGAGGAGCGTGACGACGCCTAGAAAGGACCCCAGGGAGGCCACCAGGTTTTCGGCGGCGCTGGGCAGGCGGCCGGCCTGCTCCTTGATCAGGGCCTGGAGTTGGGCAATCACCTCCTGCTTTCGGAGGAGCCCGGCCCCTTCGAGGGCGTCCAGCACCGTGGAGGCCTCCAGCCAGGCGCGCAGGGTCTGGACGGTCCCCAGCACCCGGTCGGAGAGGGCCTGCGCCTGATTGGCGATGTTCGGGGCGAGAATGAGAATGAACAGAACAAAGACGCCCACCACGAGGCTGGTCACCACGAGCGAGGGCAGCCAACGGGGCACCTGATAGCGCTCCCTGAGCCGCTCGACGAGCGGGTTCAAGAGGTAGGCCAGGAGGTACACGGCCGCAAACGGAACGAGAACGCGGCTGACCTTGTCCAGCGTCCAGAGCAGAAGCAGAAGCCCCCCGGAGAGCAGCAGGGCCCGCACGGCCTTGTGGCCGCGCAGTGGCCAGAGGAGAACGACGCCCGCAAGGCCCACGAGGGCCGGAGACAGAAAGCCGTTCTCCGGCGGGGGCGTGTGCATCTCGTACAACATCACGAGGAAGAGCACGACCCCACCCGCCACGAGCACCGCTTCGAATGCCACCCTGCGAAGCCGTTCCAGCCGGGACGCCGGGGCCGACGATCCGGGCGAGGAGGGGTCCGAAGGGTCGAGGGGCACGACCGAATCGGAAGACTCCGATGAGTCGGGCGAGGGGGAGTCGGGGGGCATGGGACGGGAGACGGACTTTGACGGACCGCCTGCTGCAAACTGCTTCTGTCCTGATGGGTTCGGGCCGCCGGTCGTCTACGTTTGGCGGGGGCATTGCTGCTCGTGAGAGACCCGGAGCCCGTCCCCCAGTCTATGGTTTTGGAGAAAAGAGGAACGGGCCCGACCTCCCGGGCGGGGTCGCAGTACAGATTCCGAAGAATCTCTGTCCCCTTCTCTTCCGCAAGCCGATTGCTATTGTGGACCCTACCGACTCCTCTGCACCGCTTCCCCCACCCCTTCGGGGCACCAATTCGGGAGCGTTCACGCGCCGCACGATCGCCGCCCGATGGCCCCGAATCGCCGGGCGTGTCATCGCGGACAACGACTTTCCCGACCCGATCAATGCTCGCATCCAGGCCCTCCGCGATGCGCTTCCCAACGGGCCGATCCGGCGGCTTCGCGACGACGAGGCGCCCGACGCGGCCCTCTGGGAGGAGTATGTGGCGCCTCATCTCGGGAAGACCTGGTTGGAGGTGCCGTGGTTCTTCGGTGAGACCTATTTCTATCGTCGGCTGTTAGAGGCGACCGGATACTTCCGGGCCGGGGCCGGGCGCCAGGCCGACCCGTTTGCCGATCAGAAAGAGCAGGGCCTCGCTCACACTGAAGCCCGAATCGAGGCACTGGCTCGGCGACGGAACCGGGCCCGCGACGAGGGGCACGAGACGCATTCCGTCCTGACACGGTTGCTCCGTTCGGCGCTCTGGGGCAACCAGGCCGACCTGAGCATGTGGACGGCCGACGAGGAGGGGCCGGGCCACCGGCATCCCGAGCGGGCCGAAGAGCACCTTCTGGTCGACGACACCCCCGTGGCGCTCGCGCAACTGGAGGAACGGGATCGCCCGGCCCGGGTCGACGTGTGGGCCGACAACGCGGGGTTTGAGCTCGTGTCGGACCTTGCCCTGATCGACGGGCTGCTTGCCGCCGCGGCCGTCGGGCGGGTAACTTTGCACCTGAAGGCGCATCCCACCTTTGTCTCCGACGCGACCGTCGACGACGTGCACGCCACACTCGCCACCCTGGCCGACGCCGACGAGGCGCCTGTTCGGGCTCTGGGGGGGCGGCTGCGCAGGGCCCTCGCGGCCGGGCGCCTTCGCCTGCGGGAGGGGTGGGTCTGGACCTCGCCGCTCCGGGCCCGTGAGCTGCCGCCTCCCGTGCGTGCCGAAATGGCCCGGGCCGATCTCCTGATCAGCAAGGGGGACGCCAACTACCGGCGCCTCCTGGGGGACCGGCAGTGGGACTTCACGACGCCGTTTGCGGAGGCAAGTGCGCCGGTGCCGGTGCCGGTGCTGGCGCTCCGGACGCACAAGTCGGAGGTGGCCGCCGGGCTGTCGGCGGCCCAGGTCGATCGGCTCGACGACGAGGAGCCGGACTGGGCGGTGAACGGAGAGTGGGGCGTCATGCAGTTTGCCCCGGCCGACGCATCGCCGGAAGCCATGCGCCCCGTGGCCTGAGAACGCATGCAGGAACGCCCGGGCGCCACGATCGTGGGGAAACGAACTGTCAACCCCCATCTCATTTGGCCTGCAGATTCCATGTCCGACCGCCTGACGTCTCGCCAGCGCGCCCACCTTCGCAGCGAAGCCCACGGGCAGGATCCCCTCGTGCACATCGGCAAGGAGGGGGTGACCGACGCCGTCATGCAGGCGGTCGAGGAGGCCTTCAACACCCGCGAGCTGGTCACCATCCGCGTGCTCGACAACGCCCCCCGCCCCGTCCGCGAGGTGGCAGAGGCGGTGGCGGACGCCCTGGAGGACGTACAGGTCGTCCGTACGATCGGGGGCACGGCCCTGTTTTACCGTCCGCACCCCGACAACCCGAAGATTGACCTGCCGGCGTCGGGGGCCGAGGAGGCGTAGGGGCGCCCCTACGCCGTCTGCGTCGTCCAGTATCGCCGCAGCCCCAGTGCCGCCATCCAGCTCGGATTGGCCCGTTCGTAGCGGTCCCAGGCGTCGCCGTCGACCCCATGGTCGGAGGCCCGGCCGCGCATCCACTGCGTGACGGCATCCTGGAGGGCCTCATCGCCGTCGTCCCACCCGGGCAGCGTTCGGGCGGCCCAATTGTCGGCGGTCTCGATGGCGGCCTCCAGCCGGTCGAAGTGGGCAGGAAGGTCGTCGTAGAGCCCGAAGTGCGTGGGGGCGAGATGGTGAAGGTCATGCCGGTCGGCCGCGGCCCGGAGGGCGGCCAGGCTCTCGCGCCAGGCATCGAGGTCGATTTCGGGGGGCGCGAGGGGAAGCTCGACGTGGCGCTCCTCGGGCATGCGGACGCCCCCCACGTCGCCGGTGAAGCAGACGTCCCCGAGCACATAGCTCATGTGGTGGGAGGCGTGGCCTGGCGTGTCGAGCGCAGTCAGCGGCTCCCCGCCCAGGGGCACGGTGTCCCCGTCGTTCAAAGCGACGAGTTGGTCGTCGGGGACCGGGTGCATCTCCCCCCAGAGGGCATCCATGTCGTCCCCGTAGATGCGCCGCGCACTTGCCAGTAGGCGGGCCGGGTCGGACAAGTGCGGGAGCCCGACGTGATGGGCGTAGATCGTGGCGCCGTGCCGGGCGAGATGGCCCGCGGCCCCGGCGTGGTCGAGGTGGATGTGCGTCAGAAAAACCTCCGAGATGTCCGCCGGAGTAAGGCCCCGGGCGGCCAGCCGGGCCTGCAACATGGGGACGGTGGAGCCAGGGCCCGTTTCGATGAGGGCCACCCCGTCGGCGTGGGGGTAGAGGTAGGCTGCGATGATGCGCCGTTGGTCCTGGAAGTGGAGGTCGAGCGTGTCGAGTCGGTCCAGCATGGCGGGACGGAAGAAATGAAACGAGGGCGGCGATCTCGCGCGGCCATAGAGGGGCCGTTGAGGGGCAGCGAACGAATTGAGACGTACGTTCCTTCCCCCAGTCAGCGGGGAGGCTCTGCCCCATCGGCGCTCGGTTGAAGCAGGCTGCGCACCTTGTGGAGCAACGACTCGCTGCCGGCCGTGACCAGACTGCCGCCAAACACGACGTCGTCGGCCTCGGGGGCGAGCGGTTGGGCAACACCGCCGGCCTCCCGCACGCAGGGCACCAGGGCGGCCACGTCCCACGGGCGCATGAGGGTGTCCACGGCCGCGTGGGTCCGCCCCCGGGCCACGAGGGCGTGCTGAATGCAGTCGGTGACGAACCGAAACTTGCCGGCCCGCCGGACCAGATCGGTGAGACGGTAGGGCGTCTGGTCGGCCTCCGCCGTGACGTCGGAGCTGTGGAGGGCCGTGGTCGTGACGGTGGCGGCATCGAGCGACTCGACCGGGTCTGCGCTCACCGCGTGCTCGGCCTCGCCTGTTCGAAACCAGCAGCCTTCCCCCCGGGCGGCGTATACGGTCTCGCCGAGCGCAGGGAAGTGGATCACCCCCGCGACCGGCGTGCCGTTTTCCAGAAGCCCCACGAGTGTGCCGAAGAGGGGCACCCCAATCGTGAACCCGGCGGTCCCGTCCACGGGGTCGAGCACCCACCGGTACTGGGCGTCGTCGGGGCCGCTCGCGCCGAACTCCTCCCCGAGTACGGCATGGTCGGGGCGCTCGTCGGCCAGGTGCTCGCGCATGACCCGCTCGGCTTCACGGTCGGCCTCCGTGACCTCCGTGCCGTCCGGCTTGTGGGTGACGCTGACCGTGCGGAAGCGGGGAAGGATTTCGTCTTCGGCGATGTGGGCCAGGTCGAGGGCCAGGTCGAGGTCGGAAGAAAGGGCGGACATCAGAACGGCGTTGCGTTGTGGAAAAGTGAGTTGTGGGGCCCGCCGAGTCCGAAGGGATCACGAGGGGGACGGGTCCGAGGCCATCTCGTTAAGTGTCCGGCGGGCGGCCTGTTGCTCGGCGTCCTGTTTGCTTCCGGCGGTGCCCCGTTCGTGGGCTGCGTCCCCAACCCGCACCTCCACCGTGAAGGTTTTGTCGTGGCTCGGGCCCTTCTCCTCGACGACGTGATAGGTGGGCTGAGGGCGCCCCAGGGCCTGAAGGTGTTCGAGCAATTGGCTCTTGTAGTTGTCGTCCCGGGTTGCCACGTCCTCCAGGTCGACGCGGGCGAGCACGCGGTCCTGGACGAATCCCCGCGCTGCCTCGTGGCCCAGATCTAGGTAGACCGCCCCCACGAAGGCCTCGAACGCGTCGGCGAGGATGCTGGGGTTGTCGCGCCCGTCGCCCTCGGCCGCGTTTTCGCTCATCAGGAGGTGGGGGCCGAGGCCGAGGCCACGGGCGTAGGTGGCCAGGGGGCGCTCGCTCACGAGCCGGGCCCGGAGTCGGGTGAGCGCGCCCTCGTCCTTCTCCGGAAAGCGGCCGTAGAGCACCTCCCCCACAAAGACGTCGAGGAGGGCGTCCCCCAGAAACTCAAGCCGCTCGTTCGACCGGAACGTGCGCGCCGGGTAGACGCGGAGCAGCGATCGGTGCGTGAGGGCCCGCCGGTAGTGGGACAGATCGTCGACCGGACGCCCCACGAGCTGCTCGACCGCGGCCGGGTCGACCTGCACGCCGGGGGGAAGAGAGTCGCTCATGCGCCGTCGAGACAACGATTGCGGGGAATGACGAGGGGTGAGTTTACGCAGGCCCCCCCGCTGGGATCTAGTGACTCGACGAAGACGGCCCGGAATTGGCGAGGAAGCAACGAGCGGCCGCCGGGATCACCGTTCGACGGACGGTCGTGAAACCCGGTGTCTCGTCTTGTCGCATTGCATCTCTCCGGCCATGCCCCTCGTCTCCGTAAACCCCACGACCGAACAAGAGATCGAACGATATTCGACGCACACGGGCCGAGAGGTCGAGCGACGCCTCGAACGCGCCGCGTCGGCCTTCGAGGTGAACCGGAGCCGCTCGTTCGACGAGCGGGCCGCGCGCCTGGAGCGGGCCGCCGACCTCCTCGAAGGCAACGCCCCCGCGCTCGGGGCCCTCATGACCGAGGAGATGGGGAAGCCCCTCCCCCAGGCACAGGCTGAAGCCGAGAAGTGCGCGTGGGCCTGCCGGTACTACGCGGAGCACGGCGCCGATTTCCTGGCCGACGAGCCGGTGGAGACGTCCGCCCGGAAGAGCTATGTGGCCCACGAGCCGCTCGGGCCCATCTTGGCGGTCATGCCGTGGAATTTTCCGTTCTGGCAGGCGTTTCGGTTCGGCGCGCCGACCCTGATGGCCGGCAACGTGGTCCTCCTGAAGCACGCGCCGAACGTCACCGGCTGTGCCGAGGCGATCGCGGACCTCCTGCGGGAGGCCGGATTTGCGGACCACGAGCTGCAGGTGCTGCGCGTCGACGAGGAGACGGTCGGGACCGTTCTGGACGATCAACGGGTTCGGGGCGCTACGCTCACCGGAAGCGTGCCGGCCGGGGCGGCGGTTGCCCGGCAGGCGGCGGCCCAGATCAAGCCCACGGTGTTGGAGCTTGGCGGCTCCGATCCGTTCATCGTCTGTGCCGACGCCGACCTGGAGAAGGCCGCGTCCGTGGGGTGCACGGCACGCATGCAAAACAATGGCCAAAGCTGCATCGCCGCAAAACGCTTCATTGTCGAGCGGGCCGTGCTCGACGACTTCCAGGAGCGGCTGGTGGAAACCGTGGAGGCCCTTACGGTCGGCCCCCCCACGGATCGGGAGACGGACGTAGGGCCGATGGCGCGGGCGGATCTGCGCGACACGGTGCACGACCAGGTGGAGCGGGCCATTGGGGCGGGTGCCGTGGCCGTCGCCGGGGGGCACACCCTCGAGCGCGACGGGTTTTTCTACGCCCCGACCGTCCTCGCCGACGTGGATCCCGGCACTGTGGCCTTCGACGAGGAGATTTTTGGGCCGGTGGCGTCTGTCATTGCGGCCGACGACGCCGAGCACGCCGTGGCCCTCGCCAACGACACGCGGTTTGGGCTCGGGGGGAGCATCTTTACCGAAGACCTCGAAAAGGGAGAGCGAATGGCCCGTTCTTTGGAGGTCGGCTGTGTCTTCGTGAACGAGATGACAAAGAGCGACCCCCGCGTTCCGTTCGGGGGCATCAAGGACAGCGGCTACGGCCGTGAGCTGTCCCGCCACGGGATCCGGGCGTTCGTGAACGCCAAGACCGTATGGGTTGAGGAATGAGAAAACGGCCCGGGCCGCCCCCAGGCTGAGCGACCCGCGCGGGCGTTCCCGGGTCCCGCCGCGAGGGGGCGGGGAGCCCCGACGTGCTCCCGCCCGCCTTCGGGGGACGGAAGGCGAAACGAAGCCAAGTCCCTGCCGTGAAAGCAGCCGTGGTCTCCCATTCCAGACGAACCTCGACCAAGCCTTGTGGCCACCAACTCCGATTCTCAAGGGGCCGTGTTCTGGGACTGGCTGCGTCCCCTCTTTGCCGCAGACGACGAGCCTCGACGGGACGGAGATCCTCAGCGCGGCATGGCCCTCACGGTCTGCGTCCTGCTTTCCTGCATCCTCTGGCTGTCGCTGACCCTCGGTGAGCAGCGCACGCAGACCGTCCGGCTGCCGGTCGAGGTGGTGGAGGCCCCGGCGGGGCAGGCCCTCGCTGAGGTGCCCCCGACCCACGTGCAGGTACGGGTGGAGGGGCGGGGGCTCGACCTGCTCCGACTGCTCTACAGCCCCCCCGTTGTCGAGGTCAGTGCGACCACGAGCCGGGTCGACGTGGCCGACGAGGTGACCCTGCCGCAGGGCACGTCGTTGCAAATTGAGGCGGTCACCCCTGCGTCCTTCGAAATGGCCCTGGAGCCTCGTCGGGCCCGAACGGTGCCGGTCCGGAGCCGTGTGGAGGTCGTTCCCGCGTCCGACTACGAGCTGATCGACGACCCGCACCTTGCGCCCGACTCGGTGAGGATAGAGGGGGCGGCGTCCGTGGTCGAGGGGATGGATGCGTGGCCCACCACTGCGAGCACGATTGAGGATCTGCAGGACACCGTTGAGGTGGAGATGCCCCTGGCCGATACGCTTCGCCGGCTCGTAGACGTGCATCCCCGGTCGGTTCAGGTGACGGCACGGGCGGGGCGGTTCGTGGAGGAGACGCGGGCGGTGGAAGTGGGGGTGACCGGCGTGCCGTCCGGGCAAGACCTCGTGTCGCTTCAGCCGTCCACGATTCGCATTCGGTATCGGGTCCTGTTCCGCGATCTGTTCAAGGCGCGCCGTGCCTCGGAGTTCTTCGCCACCGTTTCGTACGATCAAATTCGCTCCGACACGACCGGGTACGTGACGCCGAGGGTACACGTCCCGCCCGACCTCCACATCCGAGACGCGGCCCCCGTTCCGTCGCGGCTGCGCTACTACACCTTCGTCTCCGAGAGCTAGTGGACGGCGGGGCCCGAACTGGTGAGAGCGCCGTCGTGGCGGGCGGCCGTGAACCCTGAACACATCCCCTGTGTCTGGTCGATGATTTTCTTGGTCTTCGCCGTGGCGAGCAGCGTCACCATTGGCATGATATTCAAGCATGCCAGCCGGCAGCAGCTGGACCGGACGGCTCTCCTGACCGTGAATTACGCCGCGGCCGTGGCCGTAGCGGTGGGGGTCCTCGGCGTGGGGGGGCGGGAAATCGATCAGGGCCTCGCCCTGTCGGGGCCGCTGGTGGCGCTTGGGGCGGGGACAGGGGCCGTGCTGATTGCAGGGTTTTTCGTGCTGGCGTGGGCCACGGAGGTGGCGGGCATGTCGCTCGCGATCGGGGTCATGCGGGTGTCTGTCGTCGTTCCCTTTCTGGCGTCGTGGGGCGTGTGGGGGGAGGTGCCCAGCCCGGCACAGGGCGTGGGGATGGTGTTGGCCATGGGGGCGTTTTTCTTGCTGGCGCATCAGCGATCGGCCCCCGATCCCGTCCCTGCAGGGGGGGCTGCCACGACCGAGCCGACGGCCCCTTCTCGTTCGCCGGTCTGGTCCCACGTCGATTGGTTCGCCGCGGGCGTACTGGCCCTCACGTTCTGTGCGGGGGGCGCCATCGATGTGCTGATGAAGACATTTGAAGAAGGCTTCGGGGCCGAGAACAGCCGGGTCCTGTTTCTGCTGCTGGCGTTCGGGGTCGCCTTCCTCGTGGGCGCCGTCATCGTCGTGCGTCGGGGGCTCCGAGACGGGGCGTGGCCGACGCCCCAAACCGTTGGGTGGGGCGTCCTGCTCGGCCTTGCGAACTATGCCTCCCTTGAGTTTCTGCTCCGCGCCATCGAGGGGCTCCCCGGCACGTTCGTCTTTCCGGCGAACAACATCGCCATCATGGTCCTCGCGGCCCTCCTCGGGGTGGTCGTTTGGGGGGAGCAGCTCTCCCGCCCCAATCGCATCGGCCTCGGCCTGGGCTGCGTCGCCCTCGTGCTGCTCGGGCTGTGATGCGCCGCCTGCTCGCCGTCTCGCCGCCATCGTCCGTCGTTGCCGACCATGACCCCCCACGTGCGTGCCGCCATCGGGGGCGGTGTGATCGCAGGGCTTCTTCTGGTGGTAGGGGGGCTGCTTTGGGACCCGGGCCCGTCGGACGCGACGGTACGGAAGACGGTCCTCACGACGATTCAAGACGAGGCCCCGGCGTCCTTCCTCGTCACGGGCACCCTGGACATGCGGGCAACGGTGCGGGTGGACTCGGCGCAGTACCTCACGCCCTCGTGGCTGACGTACCTGCTGCGACAGACCCAGCCGAGCGCCCTGCCCCTCCTGCGGGGCGGGTCGGAAACGCAGGTGCGGGTGCCCGGGACAGTGTCCTATGGCTTCGATGTGCAGACGCTCGACGCGTCGATGATTGCGGTGGACGACCGGGGGCGGGTGGGCGTGGCCCTGCCCTCGCTCGCCGTCTACGGCGTGGAACCGGACCTTGGCCGACTGGAGGTGCGCTCGCGGACACGTGGCTGGATGCGGGTCCTGCCGTCCGACATGCCGGCGGCCGTCCGACGAGAGGCGCTGGGGGCCGTCAAGGCAGCCTTCCGGGAGCAGGCGGTGCGTCGCCTTGGGGCCGCCACCCAGCCGCGCGTCAACACCGCACGGGCCCTAAAGAAAATGCTTCGGCCGGCCCTGGAGGCCGCCGGGGTGGAGGCGCCCCAGTTTCGGATCCGGGTCGGCGACGAACTCGTCCTCCAACCGAAGGGCGGATAGGCGCAGTCCGTGCACGCACCACGCGTTCGGGGCGGGGCGTGATTTTGAGACACCGACGGAAGGGGCCCGGTAGGCGGGAAAGTCCTTCAACTTTCAGTTTGAATTGAAACCGCGCCCCCCAGCCCCTGTACGGGGTCTTCGGCGACTCAATCGTGGAAGAGTCGGCCGTGGTTTCGTGACATGTAAATCCTGACCCAGTACGCTCCGGATGGAGGGGTCCGCCACACCATACGTCGACACCCCGTACGGCCTCCTCACGGAGGGCGGACGATGGTACCACGTCACGGAGAGCGACGTGGAAGAGTATGCCGGGGCGGTGCTCAACCACGTGCCGCTGGCACAGCTGCTCCGCTGGGCGGACACATGGGTCGACTCCGCCAGGACCGTCACGGTCTGGGCGTTGCCGTTGATGCTCTGGGGGCTTCCCGTGGGATGGGCGGTGGGAGGAGCGCTCACGCTGTTTGTCGCGTGGGCCCTGTTGAGCCCGTCTCTGCCGAGCCTGCTGGCGGTGCGGGCCGTGTCCGCGCTCGACCACGTGCTCGCGCAGGCGCTGTACTACGTGGTGGCGATGAGCGCCGTTGCCGCCGCGGAGATGTACGCGGCGCTTGGGGCCGGCCTTTTGGGATTCGTGCTCCTGCGGTGGGGGGTGCTGGGGTGGGCAGCCGGGTATGTGGTCCGTCCATTGCGCCGAGCGCTCTATCCCTTGCCGGTGGCCGACCAGGTGCTCCGGGGGTTGATCGTCCGGGTGGCACTCAAGCATCGCCTGTCCCTGCCGCAGGTCGACGACATCACCAAGGACATCCTCGATAATCTGCATGATCGCCAGGGGACAGACCCGGACGACGCGTAGACGGGCGTCCAGGCGTTCGCAGACTCTGTCTTTTCGTGCACGGTCCCCACAGTGGTTTGTATGAGTGACGGCTTGCGACCTCGTGCTGCGGAGGCACCGACCACCCTGTACCTGGTTCGGCACGGCGAGACCGAGTACAACCGACGGGGCATCATGCAGGGCGGGGGCATCGACAGCACCCTGAACGCGACCGGCCGCGAGCAGGCCCGGGCACTGGCCCGCCGGTTCGCGTCGGCGGACATCGATGCGCTGTACGCCAGTACGCTTCGGCGGGCCACGCAGACCGCCGATATTCTCGCGACGACCCACGATCTGCTCTCGCGTACCCATCTTCGAGCCCTGAACGAAATGGATTGGGGCGTCTACGAGGGGGAGGCTCCATCTCCGGAGCGGGACGCGTCGGTCGACGCCCTCAAATCAGCCTGGCGTGAGGGGGCATACGATCGGGGGCCGAAGGGGGGCGAGTCCATCCGGGAGGTGCAGGGCCGGGCGCGACAGGCGCTCCGGCACATCCTTGCACGAGAGGCCGGGGGAACGGCCCTCGTCGTGACGCATGGCCGGTACCTGCGCGTGTTGCTCGCGACCCTCCTCGACGCGTACGAACTGGAGCACATGCC
This window encodes:
- a CDS encoding damage-control phosphatase ARMT1 family protein, with amino-acid sequence MDPTDSSAPLPPPLRGTNSGAFTRRTIAARWPRIAGRVIADNDFPDPINARIQALRDALPNGPIRRLRDDEAPDAALWEEYVAPHLGKTWLEVPWFFGETYFYRRLLEATGYFRAGAGRQADPFADQKEQGLAHTEARIEALARRRNRARDEGHETHSVLTRLLRSALWGNQADLSMWTADEEGPGHRHPERAEEHLLVDDTPVALAQLEERDRPARVDVWADNAGFELVSDLALIDGLLAAAAVGRVTLHLKAHPTFVSDATVDDVHATLATLADADEAPVRALGGRLRRALAAGRLRLREGWVWTSPLRARELPPPVRAEMARADLLISKGDANYRRLLGDRQWDFTTPFAEASAPVPVPVLALRTHKSEVAAGLSAAQVDRLDDEEPDWAVNGEWGVMQFAPADASPEAMRPVA
- a CDS encoding YhbY family RNA-binding protein, with protein sequence MSDRLTSRQRAHLRSEAHGQDPLVHIGKEGVTDAVMQAVEEAFNTRELVTIRVLDNAPRPVREVAEAVADALEDVQVVRTIGGTALFYRPHPDNPKIDLPASGAEEA
- a CDS encoding MBL fold metallo-hydrolase, encoding MLDRLDTLDLHFQDQRRIIAAYLYPHADGVALIETGPGSTVPMLQARLAARGLTPADISEVFLTHIHLDHAGAAGHLARHGATIYAHHVGLPHLSDPARLLASARRIYGDDMDALWGEMHPVPDDQLVALNDGDTVPLGGEPLTALDTPGHASHHMSYVLGDVCFTGDVGGVRMPEERHVELPLAPPEIDLDAWRESLAALRAAADRHDLHHLAPTHFGLYDDLPAHFDRLEAAIETADNWAARTLPGWDDGDEALQDAVTQWMRGRASDHGVDGDAWDRYERANPSWMAALGLRRYWTTQTA
- the rnc gene encoding ribonuclease III, yielding MSDSLPPGVQVDPAAVEQLVGRPVDDLSHYRRALTHRSLLRVYPARTFRSNERLEFLGDALLDVFVGEVLYGRFPEKDEGALTRLRARLVSERPLATYARGLGLGPHLLMSENAAEGDGRDNPSILADAFEAFVGAVYLDLGHEAARGFVQDRVLARVDLEDVATRDDNYKSQLLEHLQALGRPQPTYHVVEEKGPSHDKTFTVEVRVGDAAHERGTAGSKQDAEQQAARRTLNEMASDPSPS
- a CDS encoding histidine phosphatase family protein, which encodes MSDGLRPRAAEAPTTLYLVRHGETEYNRRGIMQGGGIDSTLNATGREQARALARRFASADIDALYASTLRRATQTADILATTHDLLSRTHLRALNEMDWGVYEGEAPSPERDASVDALKSAWREGAYDRGPKGGESIREVQGRARQALRHILAREAGGTALVVTHGRYLRVLLATLLDAYELEHMPELDHSNTCVNQVVYERGQARAERLNCTAHLSGGCASAPA
- a CDS encoding inositol monophosphatase family protein; this encodes MSALSSDLDLALDLAHIAEDEILPRFRTVSVTHKPDGTEVTEADREAERVMREHLADERPDHAVLGEEFGASGPDDAQYRWVLDPVDGTAGFTIGVPLFGTLVGLLENGTPVAGVIHFPALGETVYAARGEGCWFRTGEAEHAVSADPVESLDAATVTTTALHSSDVTAEADQTPYRLTDLVRRAGKFRFVTDCIQHALVARGRTHAAVDTLMRPWDVAALVPCVREAGGVAQPLAPEADDVVFGGSLVTAGSESLLHKVRSLLQPSADGAEPPR
- a CDS encoding YbbR-like domain-containing protein is translated as MATNSDSQGAVFWDWLRPLFAADDEPRRDGDPQRGMALTVCVLLSCILWLSLTLGEQRTQTVRLPVEVVEAPAGQALAEVPPTHVQVRVEGRGLDLLRLLYSPPVVEVSATTSRVDVADEVTLPQGTSLQIEAVTPASFEMALEPRRARTVPVRSRVEVVPASDYELIDDPHLAPDSVRIEGAASVVEGMDAWPTTASTIEDLQDTVEVEMPLADTLRRLVDVHPRSVQVTARAGRFVEETRAVEVGVTGVPSGQDLVSLQPSTIRIRYRVLFRDLFKARRASEFFATVSYDQIRSDTTGYVTPRVHVPPDLHIRDAAPVPSRLRYYTFVSES
- a CDS encoding AI-2E family transporter, whose amino-acid sequence is MPPDSPSPDSSESSDSVVPLDPSDPSSPGSSAPASRLERLRRVAFEAVLVAGGVVLFLVMLYEMHTPPPENGFLSPALVGLAGVVLLWPLRGHKAVRALLLSGGLLLLLWTLDKVSRVLVPFAAVYLLAYLLNPLVERLRERYQVPRWLPSLVVTSLVVGVFVLFILILAPNIANQAQALSDRVLGTVQTLRAWLEASTVLDALEGAGLLRKQEVIAQLQALIKEQAGRLPSAAENLVASLGSFLGVVTLLALVPVILFYTLKDYPTVQSGLVDLFPTAGGRRDYLVEAGSIVGRYFRGQLLISIIATINVSVLLFLFDIPFWLLIGLLAGLLNLIPQIGALITMVVGALVALILGSWVKAVIVIAVLLGESLLEQSVLTPNILSYQVGLHPLLVLFSLLVFGTLLGVFGLLIAVPMTAILMTGYRAFREELTLDLSEYGAP
- a CDS encoding DUF4230 domain-containing protein, with translation MTPHVRAAIGGGVIAGLLLVVGGLLWDPGPSDATVRKTVLTTIQDEAPASFLVTGTLDMRATVRVDSAQYLTPSWLTYLLRQTQPSALPLLRGGSETQVRVPGTVSYGFDVQTLDASMIAVDDRGRVGVALPSLAVYGVEPDLGRLEVRSRTRGWMRVLPSDMPAAVRREALGAVKAAFREQAVRRLGAATQPRVNTARALKKMLRPALEAAGVEAPQFRIRVGDELVLQPKGG
- a CDS encoding NAD-dependent succinate-semialdehyde dehydrogenase, with amino-acid sequence MPLVSVNPTTEQEIERYSTHTGREVERRLERAASAFEVNRSRSFDERAARLERAADLLEGNAPALGALMTEEMGKPLPQAQAEAEKCAWACRYYAEHGADFLADEPVETSARKSYVAHEPLGPILAVMPWNFPFWQAFRFGAPTLMAGNVVLLKHAPNVTGCAEAIADLLREAGFADHELQVLRVDEETVGTVLDDQRVRGATLTGSVPAGAAVARQAAAQIKPTVLELGGSDPFIVCADADLEKAASVGCTARMQNNGQSCIAAKRFIVERAVLDDFQERLVETVEALTVGPPTDRETDVGPMARADLRDTVHDQVERAIGAGAVAVAGGHTLERDGFFYAPTVLADVDPGTVAFDEEIFGPVASVIAADDAEHAVALANDTRFGLGGSIFTEDLEKGERMARSLEVGCVFVNEMTKSDPRVPFGGIKDSGYGRELSRHGIRAFVNAKTVWVEE